GCAATGATATACACACGGACAAGCATCTGAACATCTCGGATGCGATACTGGGCGGCACTTTCTCGGTGCGCGGCCTTTACGAGAACGTTGAGGTTCGCGTCGAGGCCGGCACCCAGTCCCACACTCAGGTGGTGCTGCACAACAAGGGGGTTCGAACGCGTGACGGTGTCGGCAATCACATCATCACATTGAAGGTGCGCATACCGCGAAATCTATCCATGAAGCAACGACAGCTTGTCTTGGCCTTGGCACAAGCTGAGGATCCGGTGTTTGAGTTCCATAAAAGTGGCGTCAGGAAGATGAAGAATTAAATGAGGGGTCGTATATGTGCATACGAAACTTGTTCAAAAATTCTCAATGTAAACATCTAATCAATTTCACAGTAAACTTGGGATTTGTAACATGTATAAATCAccttttttatgtttatgccCCACTGTGAGTCTGTCCAGCGTTCACGCCATGCCACGTTAATCAACTGAaggattttgttgttttccttCATGCTCAACACTTTAGAATTTAACCTTCGCGTTATTCTGCAGATAAGACGGGTTTATTTCATTATACTTGGAACACAAGTCCCATAAACAATTATATGAAAGTGTATCAAGAAGAAGCACTGTTTATATTTTCTCagcgagcgtgtgtgtgtgtgcgtttacTGTATGCGGTTTCTCGCTAGGGATGGTGCAAAAATATCGATACATTCGATCTATAAAAGTAATCAGTGCTGCCATCTGAAGTACAAATGTACTAAATCAGGtatagtttatttattaaacagcTGTGATTCCTAAAAAAAAGAACTGTATAAAGTACGtgtaaaaaattaacaactaAAAATTGTTCTCGTACTTTGTATATCATGTGGCATTCGTGCACGTAATACTCGAAACTTCTTGTTGCAGTgctgaaaatgaaattaaaattagtgCTAAACAGCACAGAAAGTTGTTTCTGCAAATGCCCGCCAAATTCAAAAGTCAAAGCAGTAGCtgtattaaatcaaatatgtaatttattgAATACAATAAAGTAGCGCATGATTTTTGTAAACTGCTTTAAATATTATGTTCTAAAATGTTTGACtttgtaaaaaatatatgtatatatatttattatatatgccGAAAATTGTTCCTCCATTGCACACTCttcaattttaatgctttCACTCAATTTCTTGTTACTTTGATTATTttgatataattataatattagtTAAATTGgcaatataacaaaaaaatgtgcTAATATTGAGTATTCTTTTAATTAACGCAAAAATTACAGCAAATTATTTACTTTCGGTGGATTGTCAAGGGCTTAAacgaaaaatatatgcatgtaaatttacaaaggcaattttattaatatgaaattttaatgttcaaattattaaaaaatataacagcTAACTTAAGATTGTATGACAAAAGCATTTCTCCTATTAATGGCAGCGCCACGAACGGAACTTATAactaacaaaaattgttttgcgGCAGGGTGAAGAgaggaggggaggggggggggggggtagtCACTCATTTATGTGTTAAGGGTTTGTTTTATGTTGTTTTAtgcattttcacttttttacTTATAAACCGAGGAAGAATCATCATTGATTACGTTAAAAGCTAAGTCTAAGACCTaatcatttatttactttattttttgtttgacgCCACAGAGCTACCGCCTCCAAAGTTGTCGCCAGCTGCATGACCCAAATCCAATCACTTTATCATCGTCGTCCTTAGTACTTTGAGGAGtgagtttttcttcttttttttcttatatcattttttgcTACCAGTTGCgcttattgctgttgttgtttgaattGCACCTAAGTGGAGGACGAGGCGCCACCAGCCGGTTCATCGCCTTTAACGGCCGAGGCATAGCTGGTGCCTGCGTTGCCGCCGCTCGTTGAACTGGTCGGCTTTTCAGTAGATTTGCCATcgccaccagcaccaccagaagcagccgcagcagcagcagcagcagcggcggcggcggcggcagcactTGGCACTCCGGCCGCACCGCCAATGGAAACATTACTGTTCAGACCTAAAGCATGATGAGTTGAATCaactaaataatttgttgtgatatgtgtgtgtgtgtgattgtctatgtgtgtgtgtgtagtaaatgcatttattaagCACCTTTAACATCCATGGCATAGCTATCGTCCAAACGCAAATCATGCCGCTTGATTAGCTGACACTCTGCGCCCTCAATCGAGGGTATGGAATAGACATACAAATACCCATCCTGCGAGGCAATCAATAGTCTATAAAAGAAAgtaatatgcatttaataaatAGACTTAGATATCGCAGCGGGCAATCGTAGACCTACCTTAGCTGCTTCTGTATGGTGGTTATGGCGCACATGCGTCGCACACCCGCCTCCGGCAGGGTGACCGATGCAAAGGCCCGCCCCTGGCTAAACACATCGGTCACCTGCGTGGGCAAGTAGCTGGTGACCGTTTTGCTCAAGAATCTAAAAAACGAGTAACTTGCATGAGAGAATAGATTTGATGAGTGGTTGTGGTGGTGTTggttgtggttgtggtttgTAGGTGGTTTTGTTGGTTTGGTTGGTTGATTGAAGaaatgaaagaaaagaaaaatagataaatgtcaagtgccacacacaaaaaaaaataaacaaacaaacagaacaTTAAATACAACGAAAGCCGCCCTTGGGCGAACGCTAAGGATTGAGAGAGTAAACTAAAACTTAAGGAATAATAACATTCattcaaaatttaacaaacttTAGGGTTTGGGTATTGCTACCAGtaaatgtggaaaattgggggaaaaatttgttgaacaagtttatatgaaaacgTTTTCTTTGAATACTTTTAAGTTTGATTCAGAAATATGGCgaattgttaaatgttttaagatttatatttgcctGTAGTTTGTTTTAACTTGGGAAACTTTTGGGGATTGTCATAATTTCTTTATGTATTGGGCAGTTTAATTTGTTCGTCTgataaacgagaaagaaagatTAATTGATGTTGTCCACCCGTCCGTTGgcagagctttcactgtacatAAAATCCTGTACGCAAAATGGGTGAGAGATTGTGAGAGactgtgtgtatatatgttgtatgtgcatgtatatacacCGTAACCGACAGACAAACAAAAGCTGTGACAAGAAGCAGCACGCCCGCTTACCCCATCCAATCGTCGCTCGACTGCTTCCCATGGTCATTGCTCTCGGCAGCGCTGCGATCCAAGCGGAATATGTGCACCGTCTCCGTGTTCGAGCTGGAGACCAAATACTCAGCGCAAGTGCTAAACGAGAGCGAGACAATCGAGACGCAACGCTTGAGGCCGCGACGCAGCTCGAACAGTCGACTGCCGTCCTGGGAGCTGAACACACGTATTACGGTGCCACGCTCGCTGGCCGTGGCAATCTCCGTGCCCGACGGACTGAACGCAATTGCCGCCAGCGGTGTATCATGTGCGGGTATCATTGTCTTGGCATGCAAATTGATGGCATCGAATATTTGCACCTCGCCAGCCGTAACGCTGCCCGGATAGGCCAGATAGCAGTGCTCCGACGAGGATGAGAGCGCACACAGGCCCAACTGATTGCAGGGCGTATCGCGTATGGTGTGCACGACCTTCATGTCCTGGATATTGTGTATGTAGAGCGATTCCTCCAGGCAGACAATCAAGCGTTCACGGTTCAGCTTCACGGCCAAAATTGTGTTCGAGTACGAGTAATTGCAGATTTCGCTCTGCTTCTTGAAATGACACACCTTCAGCTTGCGCGGCGCACGCTGCGACACAATGGCAACGAGAGAACTCTCAAACAGACGCTCAATCAGGAATAGATCATCGCATTTTGTGTTGTAGATTTTGTCCAGCGTGGAGTCCACAGAGCCCAGGCTATACAGGCTGTAGCTGCCGCTGGTGGCCACTGCCAGTGAACTAAATGGAACGAGACTTTAATTCcatatttaacatattttactGAACACTTACGTTATGTTTTGATTGAAGTTGACAAACACCTCGCCCGCATCCACATCGGGTCGCCCTAGCAGGCTCATCATTGTGTTGTCAGTCGCTGTGTTCTTTGGCCTGCAAAAGCGGAATTGACTTTAGTTTGTGGAGCCAACTTACAGAAGATACCCTACTagctgataccctgtaagcagcTGCTGTTAGATACACTCGACTTACAGTCAGACAAAGGAGCGGACATAGCTTTATGGACTTGGCTGTTACTGCTGGCCAAGAATTTGTACTTGTAAATCACTTACTTGCTGCCACCTTCTCCCAGTTACATACGTTTGCACAAAACGATTATACTCGTATTCGatgggtgcagggtatcaTAATGCTAAACAAAGGCAATTGTGGCTTCGTTTAGCTATTACGCTGAAACGTGAAATAactttaaaatatgcaacagctcagggGCTGGGCGAACATATTCGATTGCGTACTAGACGAAAGCGCAAACAAAGCGAGATACATATGGAAAGGTGTATTTTGGGTTGAGCGCTGATAAAAacccccaacaacaacaaacgaaatGCACACGTATGGCCAAGGCATTTACTTACTTTTGACAAAAACACTTTATATGCACGGGCAAAACGTTGGCTGGCGTGTACACTAACACAGTACAATGGGTCTATTGTTAAAACTGGctaaataattgtatttctaAAATAATTTCTATCGCGCAATTGTTTTTGCTATGTTTTGCACTAGGTATGGGCCTTATTTGCTTGCGATATTTCGAAATCATAATTATCGATACATGACACCGATATGCGGGGCACCAAATAACGATAGTCGTGGTGCGATATTTGCAATAGGTCCTATCGATAGTGACATTGGatttcacatatatatgtatatttattttagtgTGTTAAAGTTCTGTAAATATTTAGCGTAAACAGATAAAAATGATAAACCAATAACCGCAGCCTACGTATAATTCACATTGTGCTTGGATAATGACAAAAAGTCACCACATTTATACCGATGCGAACACAGCACCTGCCAGTTGACAAAGTTGAAAAAGTTATATGGGCCCAAAAAGAAATGCAATATGCATAATAGttataaatgtaaaacaaGAAATACAGGATATTTAACGACAAATTCAGCAACGTttgcaaaacacaaaaattgctGAAtaggcaaacacacaaaacgaTGCAGACACACGCAGACAACAAAAGCCATAACAAAGTGCTCGAaccaaaataaatgcatatgcatgagtgtatgtatgtatgtatgtgcgttaTGTATCAAAATGTGTTGACTGAATTCTGATTGGATCACTGGAATACAATTAAACTGTGTGGAACAAGCACGTTCGCTGATTACATTTACAATCAAGATctttacaaatttttatgtaagtatataaacGCCACTGCCTACACCTATTatcaacaaacacacacccacctGGCCTCTGATAAGAAATTAAATGAGAACGCGCACTAAAAACGTGCATCTTCTGGCTAGGCGGCGCGCATTTTAGTTTATAGCCCGAAGCTGTgggccattttgtttttgttttatttttataatcagGCCGTAGCGTCGTGATTTATTAAGTAGCGTAACCGTTAATTATTTGCTAAGTGTAAACACTCTACGCATAGTACCGTTATCGCGTTATTGTACTTTTCCACCGCACCGAGCGTCGTCCAATTGGACGCTCGAAAGGGGATTGCGCATATGACAGCGTGTGTGCGAGCAGGCGACGCttagagagtgagagagagggttGTCCGTAATTCTAACTGCATTTTGAGTGGATTGCGCGATTCTAATTGCagttgttttctttctttttttgtcgCTGCTTTTCACGTTCATTAATAATTAGCCGAGCAATCGCTTTTATCATGCTGCAAGGTTGACCGTGTACTTTTGACATTTGAAATCCAATCAGTAACAAATTCAATTCGCGCCAATTGGAGTAGCTGATTCGACAACTCTTATTGCAGCTCAAATTTCGCGCTCGAATATGTCCGACGGCGTTAGCGTGCTGCACATAAAACAGGAGGTGGACACATCATCGGCCGGCGGCGCTAGCAATTCGTGCTGCAGTCCCAGCTCCAAGGCAACCACAACTGGCCACAACAAttccagcaacagcaacagcggcatgAAGTCCTCGCCCTCGGTCTCGCCGGAGCGCCAGCTCTGCAGCTCCACCACATCCCTCTCCTGCGATCTGCACAATGTCTCGCTGAGCAATGATGGCGACAGCAACAAGGGCGGCGCCGGCAGCGGcgggggcggcggcggcggcaacggcagTGCCAGTGCCCACAACTcgagcagcgccagcgccagtgCCGGCAGCGGTTCGGTGCGCGATGAGATGCGTCGCCTGTGTCTGGTGTGCGGCGATGTGGCATCGGGCTTCCACTATGGCGTCGCCAGCTGTGAGGCCTGCAAGGCGTTCTTCAAGCGCACCATCCAGGGCAACATCGAATACACGTGTCCGGCCAACAATGAGTGCGAGATAAACAAGCGACGCCGCAAGGCGTGTCAGGCCTGCCGCTTCCAGAAGTGCCTGCTCATGGGCATGCTCAAGGTAAAGCCAAATAAATAGCTCCTCAGAAGGTACTCATATAACAATCTTCATGCGGTCGCTTGCAGGAAGGTGTACGCTTGGATCGTGTGCGCGGTGGCCGGCAAAAGTATAGACGCAATCCGGTGTCCAATTCGT
The sequence above is a segment of the Drosophila virilis strain 15010-1051.87 chromosome 3, Dvir_AGI_RSII-ME, whole genome shotgun sequence genome. Coding sequences within it:
- the Atg18a gene encoding WD repeat domain phosphoinositide-interacting protein 2 isoform X1 produces the protein MMSLLGRPDVDAGEVFVNFNQNITSLAVATSGSYSLYSLGSVDSTLDKIYNTKCDDLFLIERLFESSLVAIVSQRAPRKLKVCHFKKQSEICNYSYSNTILAVKLNRERLIVCLEESLYIHNIQDMKVVHTIRDTPCNQLGLCALSSSSEHCYLAYPGSVTAGEVQIFDAINLHAKTMIPAHDTPLAAIAFSPSGTEIATASERGTVIRVFSSQDGSRLFELRRGLKRCVSIVSLSFSTCAEYLVSSSNTETVHIFRLDRSAAESNDHGKQSSDDWMGYSFFRFLSKTVTSYLPTQVTDVFSQGRAFASVTLPEAGVRRMCAITTIQKQLRLLIASQDGYLYVYSIPSIEGAECQLIKRHDLRLDDSYAMDVKVDSTHHALGLNSNVSIGGAAGVPSAAAAAAAAAAAAAAASGGAGGDGKSTEKPTSSTSGGNAGTSYASAVKGDEPAGGASSST
- the Atg18a gene encoding WD repeat domain phosphoinositide-interacting protein 2 isoform X2, whose amino-acid sequence is MMSLLGRPDVDAGEVFVNFNQNITSLAVATSGSYSLYSLGSVDSTLDKIYNTKCDDLFLIERLFESSLVAIVSQRAPRKLKVCHFKKQSEICNYSYSNTILAVKLNRERLIVCLEESLYIHNIQDMKVVHTIRDTPCNQLGLCALSSSSEHCYLAYPGSVTAGEVQIFDAINLHAKTMIPAHDTPLAAIAFSPSGTEIATASERGTVIRVFSSQDGSRLFELRRGLKRCVSIVSLSFSTCAEYLVSSSNTETVHIFRLDRSAAESNDHGKQSSDDWMGFLSKTVTSYLPTQVTDVFSQGRAFASVTLPEAGVRRMCAITTIQKQLRLLIASQDGYLYVYSIPSIEGAECQLIKRHDLRLDDSYAMDVKVDSTHHALGLNSNVSIGGAAGVPSAAAAAAAAAAAAAAASGGAGGDGKSTEKPTSSTSGGNAGTSYASAVKGDEPAGGASSST
- the Atg18a gene encoding WD repeat domain phosphoinositide-interacting protein 2 isoform X3; this encodes MMSLLGRPDVDAGEVFVNFNQNITSLAVATSGSYSLYSLGSVDSTLDKIYNTKCDDLFLIERLFESSLVAIVSQRAPRKLKVCHFKKQSEICNYSYSNTILAVKLNRERLIVCLEESLYIHNIQDMKVVHTIRDTPCNQLGLCALSSSSEHCYLAYPGSVTAGEVQIFDAINLHAKTMIPAHDTPLAAIAFSPSGTEIATASERGTVIRVFSSQDGSRLFELRRGLKRCVSIVSLSFSTCAEYLVSSSNTETVHIFRLDRSAAESNDHGKQSSDDWMGYSFFRFLSKTVTSYLPTQVTDVFSQGRAFASVTLPEAGVRRMCAITTIQKQLRLLIASQDGYLYVYSIPSIEGAECQLIKRHDLRLDDSYAMDVKGLNSNVSIGGAAGVPSAAAAAAAAAAAAAAASGGAGGDGKSTEKPTSSTSGGNAGTSYASAVKGDEPAGGASSST
- the Atg18a gene encoding WD repeat domain phosphoinositide-interacting protein 2 isoform X4 produces the protein MMSLLGRPDVDAGEVFVNFNQNITSLAVATSGSYSLYSLGSVDSTLDKIYNTKCDDLFLIERLFESSLVAIVSQRAPRKLKVCHFKKQSEICNYSYSNTILAVKLNRERLIVCLEESLYIHNIQDMKVVHTIRDTPCNQLGLCALSSSSEHCYLAYPGSVTAGEVQIFDAINLHAKTMIPAHDTPLAAIAFSPSGTEIATASERGTVIRVFSSQDGSRLFELRRGLKRCVSIVSLSFSTCAEYLVSSSNTETVHIFRLDRSAAESNDHGKQSSDDWMGFLSKTVTSYLPTQVTDVFSQGRAFASVTLPEAGVRRMCAITTIQKQLRLLIASQDGYLYVYSIPSIEGAECQLIKRHDLRLDDSYAMDVKGLNSNVSIGGAAGVPSAAAAAAAAAAAAAAASGGAGGDGKSTEKPTSSTSGGNAGTSYASAVKGDEPAGGASSST
- the Atg18a gene encoding WD repeat domain phosphoinositide-interacting protein 2 isoform X5, whose product is MMSLLGRPDVDAGEVFVNFNQNITSLAVATSGSYSLYSLGSVDSTLDKIYNTKCDDLFLIERLFESSLVAIVSQRAPRKLKVCHFKKQSEICNYSYSNTILAVKLNRERLIVCLEESLYIHNIQDMKVVHTIRDTPCNQLGLCALSSSSEHCYLAYPGSVTAGEVQIFDAINLHAKTMIPAHDTPLAAIAFSPSGTEIATASERGTVIRVFSSQDGSRLFELRRGLKRCVSIVSLSFSTCAEYLVSSSNTETVHIFRLDRSAAESNDHGKQSSDDWMGYSFFRFLSKTVTSYLPTQVTDVFSQGRAFASVTLPEAGVRRMCAITTIQKQLRLLIASQDGYLYVYSIPSIEGAECQLIKRHDLRLDDSYAMDVKGA